One part of the Ochotona princeps isolate mOchPri1 chromosome 3, mOchPri1.hap1, whole genome shotgun sequence genome encodes these proteins:
- the TRMT10C gene encoding tRNA methyltransferase 10 homolog C produces MNINVTLRPLARFLVMPFTLHGKRNNLYSSILHRCMSSKIPAVPCPNKESTSTSQQLELDGWKTTMKSSVQESISTGLSDKDEDPLVATRELIEMWRLLGKEVPEHITEEELKIIMESPSKSSKKKYLKHLYIKEKMKKAKQRKKEMKAAAREEAMKVKLLETPEEDKQQNFLFLRLWDRNMNIAMDWKGAQAMQFGQPLVFDMMYDDYMKPKELQNAVSQLLESEGCNRRNIDPFHIYFCNLKTNGAYHTELVKRYREKWDKLLLTATEKSYVDLFPKDDIIYLTADSPNVMTTFKHDKIYIIGSFVDKGIQPGTSLAKAKRLKLATECLPLDRYLQWDIGTKNLTLDQMMRILLCLKNTGNWEEALKFVPRRKHAGFLEISQHSQEFIENLKKAKTFKSFPKSSLNVLTQKRQLK; encoded by the coding sequence atgaatattaATGTCACATTAAGACCTTTAGCCAGGTTTCTGGTGATGCCATTTACCCTTCATGGAAAGAGAAATAATTTATATTCATCGATTTTACATAGATGCATGTCTTCCAAAATACCAGCTGTGCCCTGTCCTAATAAGGAGAGCACATCCACTTCTCAACAGCTAGAATTGGATGGGtggaaaaccacaatgaaatctaGTGTGCAAGAAAGTATTTCAACAGGCTTGAGTGACAAGGATGAAGATCCTCTGGTTGCCACCAGAGAGTTAATTGAGATGTGGAGATTGCTTGGCAAGGAAGTACCAGAACACATCACTGAAGAAGAGCTTAAAATCATTATGGAATCTCCTTCTAAAtcatcaaaaaagaaatatttaaaacatttatatattaaggaaaaaatgaaaaaagccaagcaaagaaaaaaggaaatgaaagcagcagCAAGGGAAGAAGCAATGAAAGTCAAGCTGCTAGAAACCCCTGAGGAAGATAAGCAGCAGAACTTCCTGTTCCTACGACTTTGGGATAGAAACATGAACATTGCCATGGACTGGAAAGGTGCTCAGGCCATGCAGTTTGGACAGCCTTTAGTGTTTGACATGATGTACGATGATTACATGAAACCAAAAGAATTACAGAATGCTGTTTCTCAACTCTTAGAGAGTGAAGGTTGTAACAGAAGAAATATTGATCCTttccatatatatttttgtaaCCTTAAAACAAATGGTGCTTATCATACAGAGTTAGTTAAACGTTACAGAGAAAAATGGGACAAATTGCTTTTAACAGCAACAGAAAAGTCTTACGTTGATTTATTTCCAAAGGATGATATTATATATTTAACTGCAGATTCTCCCAATGTTATGACTACTTTCAAGCATGACAAAATTTATATAATTGGATCATTCGTTGATAAGGGTATACAACCTGGAACATCCCTAGCCAAGGCAAAACGATTGAAGCTGGCAACAGAATGCCTTCCATTAGATAGATATTTGCAGTGGGACATTGGTACTAAAAATCTTACCTTGGATCAAATGATGCGTATTTTGTTATGTCTGAAAAACACTGGTAATTGGGAAGAGGCACTGAAGTTTGTTCCTAGGAGAAAACATGCTGGATTTCTGGAGATTTCTCAGCATTCTCAAGAGTTCATTGAAAACCTGAAGAAAGCAAAGACTTTTAAATCATTTCCCAAAAGCTCTTTAAATGTACTTACACAGAAGAGACAGCTTAAATGA